One region of Flavobacterium pisciphilum genomic DNA includes:
- a CDS encoding non-ribosomal peptide synthetase codes for MESIIKKIIENKLLLKLENGKLKVYKKDAGSISPELLEEIRNNKSSLEDYLLSQEKNAFSNDLKLNIPKLEDYENYELSSSQRRLWILNHFEKGAVAYNIPSNFELNGNYNIDNFKKAINALIERHEILRTIFKKDEKGEIRQWVLPLKDINFSVDYLDLSQDQNGAALAKSYIESDEYKPFDLQKGPLFRVSIYKLSDEKFILYFNIHHIIGDAWSMEILFRDTFALYESYQKETAHSLPELRIHYKEYAAWQQGQIRNGAFEKHKEFWKNKFVGDLPLLDLPSEKIRPKTKTYNGYKLGAYVSAETTMKLESYCKANAGSLYIGLVALWKTLFYKYTGQNDIVIGAPIAGRNHLDLDDQVGFFINTLPLRDILDPSASFDELFNQIKGNTLESFNFQQYPFDLLTEDLNLLRNPSRSAIFDVIIGLPETQANAEDFVVDPNKIDRIFDLGKIVSKVDLAIIFSKVGNHLFFDITFNTDVYERGMIEKLIAHFKQLAAQILDEPSQTLKAIDYLSKIERTALLDIYPSNSFEESGVTILDLFSKSVALKPDAIAYSFNSQKNTYQELDVQSDRLGYYLRKTYNLKNNDLVGILMDTNEWSVLCLLGILKSGAGYVFIDKELPEERKAYIIEDASIKALIILSDDLFDVISFTVPVFSIDVQYSDFMDLELDPTSTTSISGSDTAYVIYTSGTTGKPKGVMVSHSNVVDYYQGLEHTLSLSRFSRFGLMSSLSADLGKTVVYGSLLGGGTLYGFSKQTLMDAESLKGHIEKESIDCIKIVPSHWKAISGPNHLLLPTSMIIFGGEVLSLDILDRLRDQQSHIEIINHYGPTETTIGKLLHCVSLDNSYVQVPVGKPFSSTSVYIVNEDLELCPLGISGELLIGGLGVAKGYVNHPELTAKHFITNPFGEGVLYKTGDKVRMRPDGEIIFLGRIDDQVKIRGYRVEPHEIASTVLSYDFVDQSIVLADEDSNGYKRLVCYLVPESGYSEEGLKSFLQSRLPDYMVPGIYIELDHMPLTSNGKIDRKSLPSPKGYESNQDYEAPRNELEEDLCEIWSSLFNIERVGINDDFFALGGHSILAIQLISEIKNKQNVEISITDLFESPTVSKLSHFILNQSLEEKDLTIHPQVRPEKIPLSFAQERLWFIDNWKGSLPYHQPALFRIKGKIDPKTIEYVYSKIIDRHESLRTVFFNEDGIPYQKINDASGWKLDYVTAFENADQPVEVEKYIEEKISSPFDLTTDFMLRASLIKLSETEFLLLNVRHHIASDGWSMSLLINEFVEIYKSKIQNVEPILPELKIQYADYSIWQRNNFEEEKVADKIKYWENKLKGLEVLDLPTDFDRPAVQSTKGSYVRFFIDENLTNKLKEIAQSEKTTLYMLLISVYKVLFYHYTGQTDICIGTTVSNRENKDLEPLIGFFVNTLTLRTQFDKTTSFTELLKLVKSTVLEAYEHVAVPFEKVVDKLETGRDSSRTSLFQHSLVFNNNPAPEIELFDDIKITGEPFSSEDNIAKFDISFFIHEETNGLSVNINYCTDLFTKGKMEQMRNHFTNLLNNLVEDKEIAINKLEYQSEEERTALLDIYPSNSFEESGVTILDLFSKSVALKPDAIAYSFNSQKNTYQELDVQSDRLGYYLRKTYNLKNNDLVGILMDTNEWSVLCLLGILKSGAGYVFIDKELPEERKAYIIEDASIKALIILSDDLFDVISFTVPVFSIDVQYSDFMDLELDPTSTTSISGSDTAYVIYTSGTTGKPKGVMVSHSNVVDYYQGLEHTLSLSRFSRFGLMSSLSADLGKTVVYGSLLGGGTLYGFSKQTLMDAESLKGHIEKESIDCIKIVPSHWKAISGPNHLLLPASMIIFGGEVLSLDILDRLRDQQSHIEIINHYGPTETTIGKLLHRVSLDNSYVQVPVGKPFSSTSVYIVNEDLELCPLGISGELLIGGLGVAKGYVNHPELTAKHFITNPFGEGVLYKTGDKVRMRPDGEIIFLGRIDDQVKIRGYRVEPHEIASTVLSYDFVDQSIVLADEDSNGYKRLVCYLVPESGYSEEGLKSFLQSRLPDYMVPGIYIELDHMPLTSNGKIDRKSLPSPKGYESNQDYEAPRNELEEDLCEIWLSLLNVERIGINDDFFALGGDSITVIQFVSRAKRKGHDFKVQDLFDYKTISGLKIALENQSKNKIIPEQGIIEGTLPLTPIQKWFFEEQNDHMSHFNMNLFLKINKQINEGHLKKALKILTERHDTLRLKFEQDGDIYIQSYTDNFGYFESIDLTEEVESGIKNKISEICENAQNNKVIVSGHITQFIFIKTPVFEEHNRLFISLHHLGVDGVSLRIILDELEVILNALVQNVNVELGLKTSSYRDWGNLLHTYANSKKATDQKEYWTQVKEKYIPFSTDYDAPSQKRDTLQVHVVNISEEHTTLLLKSANKAYNTEINDLLLAGLTKTISEWTGEPDVIVGLEMHGRELFSEDIDITNTTGWFTNKYPLLLQTDFETEGELIKSVKEKIRNVPDKGLGYGALKYLNTDSEINGLLAGKSWDLVFNYLGQMDNVINKSNWFLGADENTGSHINKNYPIRDKLVVKGAIVNNTLGFSFDYSNKQYEQKTIENLAQQFVKNLTRLIDHSVNKEVTDFTPSDFNLQEKISIEELDSLFENNDFETEGVIKF; via the coding sequence ATGGAGAGTATTATAAAAAAAATAATAGAGAATAAATTACTACTAAAGCTTGAGAATGGAAAACTCAAGGTGTATAAAAAAGATGCAGGTTCTATAAGTCCAGAATTACTGGAAGAGATTAGAAACAACAAGTCTTCATTAGAGGATTATTTATTATCCCAAGAAAAAAATGCTTTTAGTAATGACTTAAAACTAAATATTCCAAAACTTGAAGATTATGAAAATTACGAATTATCATCTTCTCAGCGCCGTTTATGGATACTTAATCATTTTGAAAAAGGAGCAGTTGCATATAATATTCCCTCCAACTTTGAACTCAATGGAAATTACAATATTGATAATTTCAAAAAAGCTATTAATGCATTGATAGAAAGGCATGAGATATTAAGAACTATATTTAAAAAGGATGAAAAAGGAGAAATAAGACAATGGGTTTTACCTCTAAAAGATATTAATTTCAGTGTTGACTATTTAGATTTAAGTCAGGATCAAAATGGTGCTGCTTTGGCTAAGTCGTATATTGAAAGTGATGAGTATAAGCCTTTTGACCTGCAAAAAGGACCTTTGTTTAGAGTCTCAATCTATAAATTATCTGATGAGAAATTTATCTTGTATTTCAACATACATCACATCATTGGAGATGCTTGGTCTATGGAAATCTTGTTTAGAGATACTTTTGCCTTGTATGAATCTTATCAAAAAGAAACAGCTCATAGTTTACCTGAGCTAAGAATCCATTATAAAGAGTATGCCGCTTGGCAGCAAGGACAAATTCGAAACGGAGCTTTTGAAAAGCACAAGGAATTTTGGAAGAATAAATTTGTAGGAGATCTTCCGTTGCTAGATTTACCAAGCGAAAAAATTAGACCTAAAACAAAAACGTATAATGGCTATAAGTTGGGTGCATATGTTTCTGCAGAAACGACTATGAAACTGGAATCTTATTGTAAAGCCAATGCTGGAAGTCTTTATATAGGCCTTGTGGCATTATGGAAAACATTATTCTATAAATATACCGGACAAAACGATATTGTTATTGGTGCCCCGATAGCGGGTAGAAATCATCTTGATTTAGACGATCAGGTAGGTTTTTTTATCAACACATTGCCTTTAAGAGATATACTGGATCCTTCGGCTAGTTTTGATGAGCTGTTTAATCAGATTAAAGGTAATACATTAGAAAGCTTCAATTTTCAACAATACCCGTTTGATTTATTAACTGAAGATCTAAACTTACTTAGAAATCCTTCCAGAAGTGCAATATTTGATGTAATTATCGGCTTGCCAGAAACACAGGCTAATGCAGAAGATTTTGTTGTAGATCCTAATAAAATAGACAGAATATTCGATTTGGGTAAAATAGTATCAAAAGTAGATTTGGCTATTATTTTTAGTAAAGTAGGTAATCATTTGTTTTTTGATATTACCTTCAATACAGATGTGTATGAAAGAGGAATGATAGAAAAGTTAATAGCTCACTTCAAACAATTGGCTGCACAAATTCTGGATGAACCGAGCCAAACACTAAAAGCTATCGATTATTTATCAAAAATAGAACGTACTGCTTTACTAGATATTTATCCGTCAAACTCTTTTGAAGAATCGGGAGTAACGATTTTAGATTTATTCAGTAAGAGTGTTGCTTTAAAACCAGATGCAATTGCTTATTCTTTTAACTCACAAAAAAATACTTATCAGGAATTAGATGTTCAGTCAGATCGTTTAGGTTATTATTTAAGAAAAACGTACAATTTAAAGAACAATGATCTTGTTGGAATCCTAATGGATACAAACGAGTGGTCAGTGCTTTGTCTTTTAGGGATTTTAAAATCAGGAGCAGGATATGTATTTATCGATAAGGAACTTCCGGAAGAAAGAAAAGCCTATATCATCGAAGATGCTTCGATCAAAGCCTTAATTATTTTATCAGATGATTTATTTGATGTTATTTCATTTACAGTTCCAGTATTTTCAATAGATGTTCAATATAGTGATTTCATGGATTTAGAATTAGATCCTACAAGCACTACATCAATATCAGGATCCGATACAGCTTATGTAATTTACACTTCAGGCACAACAGGAAAACCTAAAGGAGTTATGGTGAGCCATTCTAATGTAGTTGATTATTATCAGGGTCTGGAGCATACATTATCCTTAAGCCGTTTCAGTCGTTTTGGACTGATGTCTTCATTGTCTGCCGATTTAGGAAAAACAGTAGTATATGGTTCTTTACTAGGCGGAGGAACTTTGTACGGTTTCTCAAAGCAAACATTAATGGACGCGGAATCCCTTAAAGGGCATATCGAAAAAGAATCCATTGATTGTATTAAAATAGTGCCTTCGCACTGGAAAGCGATATCAGGCCCGAATCATTTACTATTACCTACTTCTATGATAATATTTGGAGGCGAAGTTTTGTCTTTAGATATTTTAGATCGCCTGCGTGACCAGCAAAGTCATATTGAAATCATAAACCATTATGGTCCGACAGAAACTACCATCGGGAAACTGCTTCATTGTGTTTCACTAGATAACTCTTATGTGCAGGTTCCTGTTGGAAAACCTTTTTCATCGACTTCCGTTTACATCGTTAATGAAGATCTTGAGTTATGTCCTTTGGGAATTTCAGGTGAGTTGCTTATAGGAGGTTTAGGAGTTGCCAAAGGGTATGTGAATCATCCAGAATTAACTGCAAAACATTTTATAACCAATCCGTTTGGAGAAGGAGTATTGTATAAAACTGGAGATAAAGTCCGTATGCGTCCCGATGGAGAAATTATCTTTTTGGGTCGTATAGACGATCAGGTAAAAATACGAGGATACAGAGTAGAACCGCATGAAATAGCTTCAACAGTCTTGTCTTATGATTTTGTAGATCAGAGTATTGTATTGGCAGATGAAGACAGCAACGGCTATAAAAGATTGGTATGTTATCTGGTACCAGAATCAGGTTATAGCGAAGAAGGATTAAAATCTTTTCTGCAGTCCCGATTACCTGATTATATGGTTCCAGGAATTTATATTGAATTGGACCATATGCCGTTAACAAGCAATGGAAAAATAGACAGGAAATCGCTTCCAAGTCCTAAAGGTTATGAAAGTAATCAAGATTATGAAGCTCCCCGAAATGAACTCGAGGAAGATTTATGCGAAATATGGTCATCTTTATTTAATATAGAAAGAGTAGGAATCAATGATGATTTCTTTGCTTTGGGAGGACATTCTATTTTGGCAATCCAATTAATTTCGGAAATAAAAAACAAACAAAATGTTGAAATCTCAATTACAGATTTGTTTGAAAGCCCAACTGTAAGCAAACTTTCTCATTTTATTCTAAATCAATCTCTGGAAGAAAAAGATCTTACAATTCATCCGCAGGTAAGACCAGAAAAAATTCCTTTGTCATTTGCTCAGGAACGCTTGTGGTTTATTGATAACTGGAAAGGAAGTTTACCTTACCATCAGCCAGCATTATTTAGAATAAAAGGAAAAATTGATCCCAAAACGATTGAATATGTTTATTCAAAAATCATTGACAGACATGAATCTTTAAGAACTGTTTTTTTTAATGAGGATGGAATTCCTTATCAAAAAATCAATGATGCTTCGGGTTGGAAATTGGATTATGTTACGGCATTTGAAAATGCAGATCAGCCTGTTGAAGTAGAAAAATATATCGAGGAAAAAATATCTTCTCCATTTGATTTAACGACAGATTTTATGCTTCGTGCAAGTTTGATTAAATTATCTGAGACAGAGTTTTTGCTCTTAAACGTAAGACATCATATTGCATCAGATGGATGGTCTATGTCTTTGTTAATCAATGAATTTGTAGAAATATATAAATCAAAAATTCAAAATGTAGAACCTATTTTGCCTGAATTAAAAATTCAGTATGCAGATTATTCGATATGGCAAAGAAATAATTTTGAAGAAGAAAAAGTAGCAGATAAAATAAAATACTGGGAAAATAAACTAAAAGGATTAGAAGTACTGGATCTGCCAACTGATTTTGACAGACCTGCTGTGCAAAGTACAAAAGGATCTTATGTACGTTTCTTTATAGATGAAAACCTGACCAACAAACTTAAGGAAATTGCACAAAGTGAGAAAACGACACTTTATATGCTTTTAATTTCAGTTTATAAAGTACTTTTTTATCATTATACAGGTCAAACCGATATTTGTATAGGAACAACAGTTTCGAACAGAGAAAACAAAGATTTAGAACCATTGATAGGTTTCTTTGTAAACACATTGACACTTCGTACCCAATTTGACAAAACGACTTCTTTTACCGAATTATTAAAATTAGTAAAATCTACAGTTCTGGAAGCTTATGAGCATGTAGCTGTTCCTTTTGAAAAAGTGGTAGATAAACTCGAAACAGGAAGAGACAGCAGCAGAACATCATTATTTCAGCACTCTCTTGTTTTTAACAATAATCCTGCACCAGAAATAGAATTGTTTGATGATATCAAAATAACAGGTGAGCCATTTTCATCTGAAGATAATATTGCAAAATTTGATATCTCTTTCTTTATACATGAAGAAACAAATGGTTTGTCTGTTAATATAAATTACTGTACAGATCTTTTCACAAAAGGGAAGATGGAACAAATGAGAAATCATTTTACTAATTTGTTAAATAATCTTGTAGAAGATAAGGAAATAGCAATTAATAAATTAGAATATCAATCTGAAGAGGAACGTACTGCTTTACTAGATATTTATCCGTCAAACTCTTTTGAAGAATCGGGTGTAACGATTTTAGATTTATTCAGTAAGAGTGTTGCTTTAAAACCAGATGCAATTGCTTATTCTTTTAACTCACAAAAAAATACTTATCAAGAATTAGATGTTCAGTCAGATCGTTTAGGTTATTATTTAAGAAAAACGTACAATCTAAAGAACAATGATCTTGTTGGAATCCTAATGGATACAAACGAGTGGTCAGTGCTTTGTCTTTTAGGGATTTTAAAATCAGGAGCAGGATATGTATTTATCGATAAGGAACTTCCGGAAGAAAGAAAAGCCTATATCATCGAAGATGCTTCGATCAAAGCCTTAATTATTTTATCAGATGATTTATTTGATGTTATTTCATTTACAGTTCCAGTATTTTCAATAGATGTTCAATATAGTGATTTCATGGATTTAGAATTAGATCCTACAAGCACTACATCAATATCAGGATCCGATACAGCTTATGTAATTTACACTTCAGGCACAACAGGAAAACCTAAAGGAGTTATGGTGAGCCATTCTAATGTAGTTGATTATTATCAGGGTCTGGAGCATACATTATCCTTAAGCCGTTTCAGTCGTTTTGGGCTGATGTCTTCATTGTCTGCCGATTTAGGAAAAACAGTAGTATATGGTTCTTTACTAGGCGGAGGAACTTTGTACGGTTTCTCAAAGCAAACATTAATGGACGCGGAATCCCTTAAAGGGCATATCGAAAAAGAATCCATTGATTGTATTAAAATAGTGCCTTCGCACTGGAAAGCGATATCAGGCCCGAATCATTTACTATTACCTGCTTCTATGATAATATTTGGGGGCGAAGTTTTGTCTTTAGATATTTTAGATCGCCTGCGTGACCAGCAAAGCCATATTGAAATCATAAACCATTATGGTCCGACAGAAACTACCATCGGGAAACTGCTTCATCGTGTTTCACTAGATAACTCTTATGTGCAGGTTCCTGTTGGAAAACCTTTTTCATCGACTTCTGTTTACATCGTTAATGAAGATCTTGAGTTATGTCCTTTGGGAATTTCAGGTGAGTTGCTTATAGGAGGTTTAGGAGTTGCCAAAGGGTATGTGAATCATCCAGAATTAACCGCAAAACATTTTATAACCAATCCGTTTGGAGAAGGAGTATTGTATAAAACTGGAGATAAAGTCCGTATGCGTCCTGATGGAGAAATTATCTTTTTGGGTCGTATAGACGATCAGGTAAAAATACGAGGATACAGAGTAGAACCGCATGAAATAGCTTCAACAGTCTTGTCTTATGATTTTGTAGATCAGAGTATTGTATTGGCAGATGAAGACAGCAACGGCTATAAAAGATTGGTATGTTATCTGGTACCAGAATCAGGTTACAGCGAAGAAGGATTAAAATCTTTCCTACAGTCCCGTTTACCTGATTATATGGTTCCAGGAATTTATATTGAATTGGACCATATGCCGTTAACAAGCAATGGAAAAATAGACAGGAAATCGCTTCCAAGTCCTAAAGGTTATGAAAGTAATCAGGATTATGAAGCTCCCCGAAATGAACTCGAGGAAGATTTATGCGAAATATGGTTGTCTTTACTTAATGTAGAAAGAATAGGAATCAATGATGATTTCTTTGCTTTGGGAGGTGATTCTATTACTGTAATACAATTTGTGAGCCGTGCAAAAAGAAAAGGGCACGATTTTAAAGTTCAGGATTTATTTGATTATAAAACTATTTCAGGACTTAAAATTGCATTAGAAAATCAATCTAAAAACAAAATAATTCCTGAACAGGGAATTATTGAAGGAACATTGCCTTTAACACCAATTCAGAAATGGTTTTTTGAAGAACAAAATGATCATATGTCACATTTTAATATGAATTTATTTTTAAAAATCAATAAACAGATTAACGAAGGGCATTTAAAGAAAGCATTAAAAATTTTAACCGAAAGACATGATACGTTACGATTAAAATTTGAACAGGATGGAGACATTTATATTCAATCGTATACAGATAATTTCGGGTATTTTGAAAGTATTGACCTGACTGAGGAAGTTGAATCAGGAATAAAAAATAAAATAAGTGAGATTTGTGAAAATGCACAAAATAACAAAGTAATTGTTAGTGGTCATATAACACAGTTTATATTTATTAAAACACCAGTTTTTGAAGAGCACAACAGATTGTTTATTAGTCTTCACCATTTAGGAGTTGACGGAGTTTCATTGCGAATTATTCTGGATGAGTTAGAAGTAATCCTGAACGCATTGGTACAAAATGTTAATGTTGAATTAGGTTTAAAAACCTCTTCTTACAGAGATTGGGGCAATCTACTTCATACTTATGCAAATTCAAAAAAAGCTACAGATCAAAAAGAATATTGGACTCAGGTAAAAGAAAAATACATTCCTTTTAGTACAGATTATGATGCTCCATCTCAAAAGAGAGACACACTTCAGGTACATGTTGTTAATATCAGCGAAGAACATACAACATTACTGCTCAAGTCGGCTAATAAAGCTTATAATACTGAAATAAATGATCTTTTACTGGCTGGCTTAACAAAGACAATCAGTGAATGGACAGGGGAGCCTGATGTGATAGTAGGTTTAGAAATGCACGGTAGGGAATTGTTCTCAGAAGATATCGATATAACAAATACAACAGGTTGGTTTACAAACAAATACCCTTTACTGTTACAAACTGATTTTGAAACAGAAGGAGAATTGATCAAATCTGTAAAAGAAAAAATACGAAATGTTCCTGATAAAGGCTTAGGTTATGGGGCTCTAAAATACCTTAATACTGATAGTGAAATCAATGGGCTGTTAGCCGGAAAATCATGGGATCTGGTATTTAATTATTTAGGACAAATGGACAATGTAATCAATAAAAGCAACTGGTTCTTAGGCGCTGATGAAAATACAGGTTCGCATATCAATAAGAATTATCCAATACGTGACAAATTGGTAGTAAAAGGGGCAATAGTCAATAATACTTTAGGTTTTTCATTTGATTATTCAAATAAGCAATATGAGCAAAAAACAATAGAAAATCTGGCACAGCAATTCGTTAAAAATTTAACTAGGCTAATAGATCATTCTGTAAACAAAGAAGTTACTGATTTTACACCTTCAGATTTTAACCTACAGGAAAAGATTAGTATAGAAGAGCTTGACAGCCTGTTTGAAAATAATGACTTTGAAACAGAAGGTGTTATAAAATTCTAA
- a CDS encoding non-ribosomal peptide synthetase: protein MEKEIILKKARTEEFWQNFISENIQPNSALFFGGTHLKNENSITKLKIALDKEDIKKADTLCNGSDVLRYNFYYTALSALLSRYEESFCFLSPVNQFENLKDSKSLFVLQPDTNLEQTFKIIFSAHKEALLKAIEYAFDLDMFKDSFLSFESLLKNEPFGLILNGKNNELNTIVKTLFDFEFEEESPYLEISIKGEIYDLNLLKLFGENFNTLFHEILDNTYSPLQNLEFRGALEKNTLEKINQSRSYFSLDKSIVDLINEQCEVQKEKVAIIHDSESITYQQLSKQTNQLSRYLQDVFEANTDDLFGIMSFRSINMVKGILSVWKAGSAYVPVATNLSDEALLHIIQNSNLKAIITDDLAVLDQLSRLEITIAVIDLNTINSEVSQLSDANLSINIGFEDLAYVIYTSGSTGKPKGAMIEHFGMLNHIGAKIAEMSIHSNSIVAQNAPHTFDISVWQFFAPLVAGATSVIYNEEVIIDVNLFVSKLIEDEVTLLELVPSYLLEMLNDMESSNNEKKLSLDTIILNAETLTKAMVKRWLDLYPEVPIINTYGATEVSDDISHYFMKDVPDKFSVPVLKDPIQNCEVHIVGQNKQRLPIGVKGEILLAGPCVGRGYFNDAKRTEEAFLKGPIEGITAAKRIYKTGDLGRFMPDGTMEFLGRNDNQVKILGYRIELDAIENIATDLEQIKNAKAIAHTDKQIIVLYYVSDHEIDSSIIENELLKSLPEYMLPSAYIQMKSFPLTRNGKIDKHALPIVQESDLIRNEYVAPSNEVEEKLIEIWKEILSKEKIGIHDDFFALGGNSLLVMKVFNRISNEFGIKMDFKSFFNKPTISSLALEILFLTEQESINEENLFELDI, encoded by the coding sequence ATGGAAAAAGAAATCATTCTTAAAAAGGCAAGAACAGAAGAATTTTGGCAAAACTTCATATCTGAAAATATACAGCCAAACTCAGCTTTATTTTTTGGAGGAACACATCTGAAAAATGAAAATTCTATAACAAAACTAAAAATAGCTTTAGATAAAGAAGACATCAAAAAAGCAGATACACTTTGTAACGGCTCAGATGTCTTACGTTATAATTTTTATTATACTGCATTAAGTGCATTATTGTCAAGATATGAGGAAAGTTTTTGTTTTTTATCTCCAGTAAACCAATTTGAGAATTTAAAAGACAGTAAAAGCCTTTTTGTACTGCAGCCCGACACAAATCTGGAACAGACCTTTAAAATTATTTTTAGTGCTCACAAAGAAGCACTTTTAAAAGCGATTGAGTATGCTTTTGATTTGGATATGTTTAAAGATTCCTTTTTGAGTTTTGAAAGTCTTTTAAAGAATGAACCTTTTGGGCTAATCCTAAATGGTAAAAATAACGAGCTGAATACTATTGTTAAAACACTTTTTGATTTTGAATTTGAAGAAGAATCACCCTATCTGGAAATTAGCATAAAAGGAGAAATTTATGATTTAAACCTCTTAAAGTTATTTGGTGAAAACTTTAATACATTATTTCATGAGATTCTGGATAATACCTATAGTCCTTTGCAAAATTTAGAGTTTAGAGGAGCTTTAGAAAAGAATACTTTAGAAAAAATTAACCAATCAAGATCTTATTTTTCTTTAGACAAAAGTATTGTTGATTTGATCAACGAACAATGTGAGGTACAAAAAGAAAAAGTTGCTATAATTCATGATTCTGAATCAATAACCTATCAGCAGTTATCGAAACAAACCAATCAGTTATCAAGATATCTTCAGGACGTTTTCGAAGCTAATACAGACGATTTATTCGGCATTATGTCGTTCAGATCAATAAACATGGTAAAAGGGATTTTGTCAGTCTGGAAAGCAGGAAGTGCTTATGTACCGGTTGCAACAAACCTTTCAGATGAAGCATTATTGCATATTATTCAGAATTCCAATCTAAAAGCTATTATAACAGATGATCTGGCAGTGTTAGATCAGTTATCGAGATTGGAGATTACAATAGCAGTAATAGATCTCAATACCATAAATTCAGAAGTAAGTCAACTATCTGATGCCAATCTTTCAATAAATATAGGTTTTGAAGATTTAGCTTATGTAATTTATACCAGCGGTTCAACCGGTAAGCCTAAAGGAGCAATGATTGAGCATTTTGGTATGCTAAATCATATAGGAGCCAAAATTGCAGAAATGTCTATACATAGCAATAGTATTGTAGCTCAAAATGCACCACACACTTTTGATATATCAGTTTGGCAGTTTTTTGCCCCTCTTGTTGCAGGTGCAACAAGCGTTATTTACAACGAAGAAGTAATTATTGATGTAAACCTATTTGTATCAAAGCTTATAGAGGACGAAGTTACATTGCTGGAACTTGTGCCATCTTATTTATTGGAAATGCTCAATGACATGGAGAGTAGTAATAATGAAAAAAAGCTGTCTTTAGATACTATAATACTCAACGCAGAAACACTTACCAAAGCAATGGTCAAAAGGTGGCTTGATTTGTATCCGGAAGTACCCATAATAAATACATATGGAGCAACAGAAGTTTCAGATGATATCTCTCATTATTTTATGAAAGATGTTCCAGATAAATTTTCTGTTCCTGTATTGAAAGATCCTATTCAAAATTGCGAGGTTCATATTGTTGGTCAAAATAAACAAAGGTTGCCTATAGGAGTTAAAGGCGAAATTTTACTGGCAGGACCTTGTGTAGGGCGTGGTTATTTTAATGATGCTAAAAGAACTGAAGAAGCATTTTTAAAGGGGCCGATAGAAGGCATAACTGCAGCCAAAAGAATTTATAAAACTGGCGATTTAGGTAGGTTCATGCCTGATGGAACAATGGAATTTTTGGGAAGAAATGACAATCAGGTAAAAATTTTAGGGTACAGGATAGAATTAGATGCCATAGAAAATATTGCAACAGATCTTGAACAAATAAAAAATGCAAAAGCGATAGCACATACTGATAAACAAATTATTGTATTGTATTATGTGTCTGATCATGAAATAGACTCTTCGATTATAGAGAATGAATTATTGAAGTCATTACCAGAGTATATGCTTCCATCAGCTTATATTCAGATGAAGAGTTTTCCATTAACAAGAAATGGTAAAATAGACAAACATGCACTGCCAATTGTTCAGGAAAGTGATCTAATAAGAAATGAATATGTTGCTCCTAGTAACGAAGTAGAAGAAAAACTAATCGAAATCTGGAAAGAGATTTTAAGTAAAGAAAAAATAGGAATTCATGATGATTTTTTTGCGCTGGGAGGTAATAGCCTTCTAGTAATGAAGGTTTTTAATAGAATCAGTAATGAATTTGGTATAAAAATGGACTTTAAATCTTTCTTTAACAAACCTACCATAAGTAGTTTAGCATTAGAAATATTGTTTCTGACTGAGCAGGAATCAATCAATGAAGAAAATTTATTTGAGTTAGATATCTAA